A single Lactuca sativa cultivar Salinas chromosome 8, Lsat_Salinas_v11, whole genome shotgun sequence DNA region contains:
- the LOC122195477 gene encoding transcription factor bHLH63-like has product MEKEKFLGNEGNGIPQGWNSIFGMGIQESELNCSSKQLPNCFFNLNCENSLDQRDIFEVSRDYISERMKFLQDLVPGCNKVTGKVVMLDEIINYVQSLQRQVEFVSMKLATIKRVFT; this is encoded by the exons ATGGAAAAGGAGAAGTTTTTAGGCAATGAAGGAAATGGAATCCCCCAAGGCTGGAATTCCATCTTTGGAATGGGAATTCAAGAAAGTGAGCTGAATTGTAGCTCAAAGCAGCTTCCTAATTGCTTCTTTAACCTCAATTGTGAGAATTCATTGGACCAGAGAGATATCTTTGAG GTATCAAGAGATTATATTAGTGAGAGGATGAAGTTCCTTCAAGATCTTGTTCCTGGTTGTAACAAG GTCACAGGAAAAGTTGTAATGCTTGATGAGATTATAAACTACGTACAGTCCTTACAGAGACAAGTTGAG TTTGTCTCAATGAAATTAGCAACT ATTAAAAGggtttttacatga